A genomic stretch from Scatophagus argus isolate fScaArg1 chromosome 19, fScaArg1.pri, whole genome shotgun sequence includes:
- the flrt2 gene encoding leucine-rich repeat transmembrane protein FLRT2 has translation MEFLAGSWNKDWASFLQFWLTVILSLQMQFSPGASCPEECRCDNTYVYCNERSLTSVPLGIQEGHKVLFLHNNQINNAGFPLELHNLASVETVYLYGNQLDEFPINLPKNTRVLHLQENNIQTISKAALAQLTRLEELHLDDNSISTVGVEEGAFREAVSLKLLFLTKNHLSSVPIGLPEDLKELRLDENRIAVIAEEAFQNVTRLQRLLLDGNLLTDEGIAPGTFQDLANLHELALARNSLTFPPPLLPSQSLVRLSLQENQIDQIPVAAFAALNRLEKLDISSNQLQSLTQGVFDGLSSLKHLMVRNNPWRCDCAVKWVVVWLKSLPSTINARGFVCLSPEKVRGMAIRELTLDIIECPVDAGLPPWPTLRSTPPPPPTTIPVTTMISTLMTTSIPYYFDSPSPPLPPIHNNPPGPLPPYEDPLQIYFHVVNSTSIEVSWASYFTVSAYKVTWVKRGQSQINEGMRERTVSGDRRHISLSNLEPRSVYRICVHVLDTLNSYRPGEDTICSEARTKAAVSTKTPGREQAPQESINSTLLMAGIIGGAVLIILVTLLSLFCWHMHRKSRSSSTKWKYNRGRRKDDYCEAGTKKDNSILEMTETSFQIVALNNEQLLKGDFRIQPIYTPNGGIGFRDCHLSNNSIAYCKSSNVPSTEFCHT, from the coding sequence atgGAGTTTCTTGCTGGATCCTGGAATAAAGATTGGGCATCATTCTTGCAATTTTGGTTGACTGTGATCCTAAGCCTCCAAATGCAATTCAGCCCGGGTGCCTCTTGCCCGGAGGAGTGTCGTTGTGACAACACATATGTGTACTGCAATGAACGCAGCTTGACATCAGTGCCTCTGGGAATACAGGAGGGCCACAAGGTCCTCTTCCTACATAACAACCAGATAAACAATGCTGGCTTCCCTTTGGAACTTCACAATCTGGCGTCGGTAGAGACTGTGTATCTTTATGGCAACCAGTTGGATGAGTTTCCCATAAATCTGCCCAAAAACACCAGGGTCCTGCATCTCCAGGAGAACAATATCCAAACAATCTCCAAGGCTGCCCTGGCCCAGCTGACTAGACTAGAGGAGCTGCACCTTGATGATAACTCCATTTCGACTGTCGGGGTGGAAGAAGGTGCCTTTAGGGAGGCAGTAAGCCTCaaactcctcttcctcaccaaGAACCACTTAAGCAGCGTTCCCATTGGCCTTCCTGAGGACCTGAAAGAGTTGCGATTGGATGAAAACCGCATTGCTGTCATTGCAGAGGAGGCCTTTCAGAATGTGACACGCCTGCAGCGCCTCCTGCTGGACGGGAACCTGCTAACAGATGAGGGTATTGCACCAGGGACCTTCCAGGACCTGGCCAACCTCCATGAGCTGGCCCTTGCCCGCAATTCACTCAccttcccccctcccctcttACCCAGCCAGTCACTGGTCAGACTCAGCCTGCAAGAAAACCAGATTGACCAGATCCCCGTGGCAGCCTTTGCTGCCCTAAACAGGCTAGAAAAACTGGATATCTCCAGCAACCAGCTTCAGAGTCTTACACAGGGTGTGTTTGATGGCCTGTCTAGCCTAAAGCATCTCATGGTGCGAAATAATCCCTGGCGTTGTGACTGTGCTGTGAAATGGGTGGTGGTGTGGCTTAAGTCTTTGCCGTCCACCATCAATGCTCGAGGATTTGTGTGCCTGAGTCCAGAAAAGGTGCGTGGCATGGCAATCAGAGAGCTCACACTGGATATTATAGAATGCCCAGTTGATGCTGGCCTACCGCCCTGGCCCACCCTACGCTCAACACCACCTCCCCCACCCACAACCATCCCTGTCACGACCATGATCTCCACCCTCATGACCACATCCATACCTTACTACTTTGActcaccctcccctcccttACCCCCAATACATAACAACCCTCCTGGTCCCCTGCCTCCTTATGAGGACCCCCTTCAGATCTACTTCCATGTGGTCAACTCCACCAGTATTGAGGTGAGCTGGGCTTCCTACTTCACCGTCTCAGCCTACAAGGTCACTTGGGTTAAAAGGGGCCAAAGCCAAATAAACGAAGGAATGCGGGAGAGGACGGTGAGTGGGGACCGGCGGCATATTAGCCTCAGCAACCTGGAGCCCCGATCTGTGTACCGGATCTGTGTGCACGTGCTGGACACTCTTAACTCCTACAGGCCTGGAGAGGATACTATATGTTCTGAGGCCAGGACCAAGGCTGCTGTGTCTACTAAGACTCCTGGTAGAGAGCAAGCTCCTCAGGAGAGCATCAATTCCACCCTGCTAATGGCTGGGATCATAGGTGGGGCAGTACTTATCATCCTGGTAACACTGCTCAGCCTGTTCTGTTGGCACATGCACAGGAAGAGCCGGTCATCTTCGACCAAGTGGAAGTACAACCGGGGCAGGAGAAAAGACGACTACTGTGAGGCTGGAACCAAGAAGGATAACTCCATTCTGGAGATGACTGAGACCAGTTTCCAGATAGTGGCACTGAACAATGAGCAGCTGCTCAAGGGAGATTTCCGCATTCAGCCCATCTACACGCCCAATGGGGGAATTGGATTTAGAGACTGTCACCTCAGTAACAACAGCATAGCCTACTGCAAGAGCAGCAACGTGCCCAGTACAGAGTTCTGCCACACGTGA